A segment of the Sulfurovum indicum genome:
TGAGGGAAGCCTCTGGGCAACACGTTTTATGGTCATATCCGCTGTGGTATTCGGTCTGATCGGAGCCACTGTGCTCTTTATCGTGGCAAGTTTTGATATCTACAATATTGCCGCCTATGTCATCGATGTCTATGCGAACCATCTTCATCCTGACAAGTTTCACGAGAAGGTCGTAGGAGAGGTGATCGGTGCGGTCGACCTCTATCTGATCGGTGTGGTGATGCTGCTCTTCTCATTCGGTATCTATGAGCTCTTCATCTCTGAGATCGATGTAGCCAAAATGGAAGAGAGAAAGAACAAGATTCTTGCCATCCATTC
Coding sequences within it:
- a CDS encoding YqhA family protein, with the translated sequence MKWLEESFEGSLWATRFMVISAVVFGLIGATVLFIVASFDIYNIAAYVIDVYANHLHPDKFHEKVVGEVIGAVDLYLIGVVMLLFSFGIYELFISEIDVAKMEERKNKILAIHSLDQLKDKISKVIVMVLVVGFFKKVGLAEYTQPLELLYLALSITAVSVGLYFLGKVGKH